The sequence AGCTAAAAGTCCACTTGGAATAGGGCCCTGCTGTTCCTACGCCATTTTGATCTGCTTGCGACTGACTTAAATCACGAATACCTAAATTGCCAAATACATATCCGGCTGAATAATTAACAATCGAACCATCGCTCATCGCCAAATCACCATTGATACTGGCATTTGAGGCTGTAACTTGATAACTACTGAGCGTACTAACGGGATTAGTCTGTACGTTGTTGTATGAGCGATTCTCAATGCTCAGCTTGGCTGTCGAGTTTCCGCCTTGACTACGCTGTAATGCATACGTAGCATTTGCTTGGAATGTCGCTGCAGAACCTGCCGATGGTGTTGAAGTCCAATTGGGCACTGTCATGTATTGAAGATATGAACTTTGCACACCCACTTTCCAGCCATCATATCCAATGGGGGCAATATAGTTACCCACCACATAACCAGAGCCTTGAGATTGAATCACATTTAAGTTCACTTGATCACCAATGCCTGATAGGTTATTCAAACTCAAACTGGCAAGGGCTTGCGTAGCGCCGGTACTAGCAGAGCCATAATTACTGAGCGCTGCTTGCCCACTAAACCAAGGAGTGTCTGATAGCTTGACCTTGAAATTACTCAGACCAGCATCACTCCCAGTCTCGAAAGCGCCGGTTGCAGAAACTCCCGGGGTCTCATTTAGCAACAACATGGCACGCTCAATCGGTTTGGTATTGATATAGACTTCGCCGGCAACACCATGGGTGATATAGGCTTTGGCGCGATCTTCTGAAAAACGAGACCTTGTTTTACCAGCAGTGTCGACAGGCTCCACAATCACTGAACCCATCTTACCTTCTAAGATTTTGATCAGCACTACGCCATCTTTAATTTCTTGAGGGGGTAATGTTGCCTGGGCGATCCTACCTTTAGCAGCATAAAAATCTTGAACTGCTACTGCAGCATCTTGTAGCTCACCAATATAGACAGATTTACCAGTCCAAGGCTTTACAACTTGATCTAGCGCAGATGCAGTGAATAGCGTATTGCCTTCAAAGACAAAACGTGACACTGCAATTTGCTGCCCTTTCTTTTCTACCGGAGTCTGCTCTGGCTTGG comes from Polynucleobacter paneuropaeus and encodes:
- a CDS encoding ShlB/FhaC/HecB family hemolysin secretion/activation protein, with translation MKPFPLCIQALLRAFIALVGVGLSSWVLAQAAPDAGALQNQLDLQLQRESQAPLVQPPKPEQTPVEKKGQQIAVSRFVFEGNTLFTASALDQVVKPWTGKSVYIGELQDAAVAVQDFYAAKGRIAQATLPPQEIKDGVVLIKILEGKMGSVIVEPVDTAGKTRSRFSEDRAKAYITHGVAGEVYINTKPIERAMLLLNETPGVSATGAFETGSDAGLSNFKVKLSDTPWFSGQAALSNYGSASTGATQALASLSLNNLSGIGDQVNLNVIQSQGSGYVVGNYIAPIGYDGWKVGVQSSYLQYMTVPNWTSTPSAGSAATFQANATYALQRSQGGNSTAKLSIENRSYNNVQTNPVSTLSSYQVTASNASINGDLAMSDGSIVNYSAGYVFGNLGIRDLSQSQADQNGVGTAGPYSKWTFSLSHAQDLSFLPETTWTNSVYGQLASKNLNSSEQIYLGGAYGVRAYPTSQGGGSQGAIFSTELMHRINESWQVGAFGDLGIVQQYVNLYKGWQGLTNANNNYQLGDAGFSAKYFYERAVVSASLAFRVGNNPLYNSSGQQLNVDNSYKTMQAWVRASIPF